GGGTATGAGACGGCAGCCCAGCTGCTGACCTCCGGGCCGGACATGCTGGTGCCAGATCTCTCCCGCCTGCCCGCACTGCTGGGCGGCCTAGGCGCGGCTGACAAGGCCTACCCCGTGGCCACGGTGGGCGCGCTGATTTTAAATGAGGCAGGCGAGCTGCTGCTGATCCGCACGCACAAATGGAGTCACCGCTGGGGCATCCCCGGCGGCAAGATCAAGCGCGGGGAAACCTGCGAGGAGGCGCTGATCCGTGAGATCCAGGAAGAAACCGCCCTGACGCTGAAGGACATCGCCTTTGTGATGGTGCAGGACTGCATCGAGCCGCCCGAGTTTCAGCGCTCCGCCCACTTCCTGCTGCTCAACTACATCGCCCGCTGCACCGAGGCGCAGCCGCAGGTGGTGCTGAATGAGGAGGCGCAGGCCTTCCGCTGGGTGCCTCTGGCCGAGGCGCTGGAGATGGACCTGAACATCCCCACGAGGGTGCTCATTGATGAGTGTGTGCGGAAAGGGCTGCTGGGAAAGGCACAATGACGAATGATGAAATCCGAATGACGAAATAATGCCGAAGCTCGAATGACAAAGCGCGCCGCGTAGCAGGATGGCCGGCCCCCGTGCTCCGAGACCTCACACGCGTTGTTTCGGCATTCGTCATTATTTCGTCATTCGGGCTTACTCATTCGTCATTCTTTGCGCTAAGTACTCCTCCACGCCCATCGGCCCCACCCCATGCTTTCTCCTGACGAAATCCGCATCTCCGCCCTGCGCCTGACCACCTTCATCGGTGTGCCGGAGGAGGAGCGTGCCGCCAGCCAGGTGCTGGAGGCGGACATCACCCTGCGGGTGGCGCGGCGGTTTGAGGAGATGAAGGACGACATCGCTGCCACGATCGACTACGCCGCCGTAGCGCTGCGCATGCGGGAGCTGGCAGGGGCCCGGCCCCGCAGGCTGATCGAGACGCTGGCCGCCGAGATGGCCGCGTGCGCGCTGGAGGAGTTTGGCGCGGCGGGGGTCAGCATCGAGCTGCGCAAGCACATCCTGCCCGGCACCGACCACGTGGCCGTGCGCCTGACGCGCGGCGAGTGAACGGAAACCCGCGCCGGAGGTCTGAGACTTCGATCTTGCCAGCCTGAACCACCGCGCCTAGTATCGCGGCTCATCGAGAATTCCAATTCCGCCCAACAATGACTTTCCTGCGCCTGCCATTTGCTGCTCTGACTGCATCCATTGTCCTCGCATCGTGCGGGTTCGGTGGAGAGCACTACGATTCCAAATACCCCACCGTCTCTCAGCAGGATGCCTATGACGTGAGCTGGGGACTGCCTGCGCGCAAAGCACGCGGCAATCCCAAGCTGCGCTATCAGGTCAATTCCCGCGCCGAGCAGGCTGCCAGCTCCGCCCCTGCAGCTCCGGCCGCACTCGCCCCCGCTCCTGCGGCAGCACCTGCCGCTGCACCCGCAGCCGCCCCCGCCCCGATCAATCCCGTCGCCCCGGCTGGCCTGCGCTAAAAACACAGGAAGGTTTCCTTTTTCTCAATGGATCGTCACGTAAAGCCCCTGCTTCTGACCTGCCTTCTGGCTCTGGGTTGCCACTCCGCACTCCACGCCCAGACCCTGAACGCCCCCCAGTCCCTGCGCGACGGCATCCGCCCTGCGGAGGCTAAGGCCAAGGATGAAAAGGACATGGTGGCCGCGGCTCCTGCTGCCGCGCCCTCCACCACGCAGGAGGTGGACAAGCTGGCTGAGGAGGCGCAGAAGTCCCTCTTCCAGTCTGTGGACAAATCCTCCTCAGGCTCAGCCCCCACCACGACCACCTTCTCCGGTCCCCTGCGCCTCCCTGCGCAGCGCCTGGAAGACCCCTCCCTCTGGGCCAAGGATTCGGTGCACAAGCTCGCGGTGATGGAAGTGGCACTGGGCGGCTCCAAGGAGACCGTGATGATCGAGCTCTTTCCCAATGACGCGCCGCAGACGGTGAACAACTTCATCGACAAATGCGACAGCGGCTTCTACAAAGGCTTGGCCTTCCATCGTGCCATCGAGGGCTTCATCGTCCAGACCGGAGACCCGCTGACCTCCGATGAATCCGCCCGCACCAAGTGGGGCACCGGTGGCGAGGACAAGACCCTCCCTGCCGAGATCAAGCTGCCGCACCGCATCGGAGCCGTGGCCATGGCCCGCCGCTCTGACAAGGTCAATCCTGAGCGCCGCTCCAATGGATCGCAGTTCTACATCACCCTCGGCAACTACAAGGCTCTCGAAGGCAATTACACCGTCTTTGGCCAGGTGGTCTCAGGCTTGGAAACCATCAAGCGCATCTCCCTCATGCCGGTGGACGCCAACGACTGCCCGGTGGCCCGCATCGAGATCAAGTCCATCAAGGTGGTGAATCAAAAAGGCCCCATGCAGCTGCCCACCATGACCGCCCAGGAAGGCGCACGCTACGTCAAGCCCGACGCCGCCCGCAGCATGGTTGGCCGCATCTTCCGCCACATCTGGTAAGACAGGCCTCTCAAGGCAGGGCTGGCTTTCCACACCAGCCGCGAGAGGTCATGTGGCATGCGAATGGCATAGCACATGTTCTCGGAGAGCGCGGCGTGCTTTCCGGCATGTAGGTTGGGGTGTGTTTGGCGTCCAAGCCCCTCTTTATCGCACGAACACCTCCTCGCCAAACCGCCCGACCACGAGGACGCTCCTGCCCCTCAGTATTTGCAGCACGCTGATGGACGGGCGGGCTAGCGCCACACCCATCCCACTTCTCAGAGTGGGCTAAAAACCAACACTCTCCGCTACTCCACCCACAGCCGCTTGGCCTTGCGGCGCAGGTGCTTGTCCTCGGGCAGGTTGATCTTGGCAGGGCCGTCCGCAGCCAGCATGCTCAGCGCGGCATCGATCACCTCGTACTCGACGCCTGGCAGCTCCCACACCTCGCGCAGCCAGAAGGCAAACACGCGTGAGGACACCGCCGGGTGCAGCGCCAGCAGCTCTGGAGAGATGACCAGGGAGCGGTCCTCCAGCACGCGGCCCTCCGCTGTCAGAAAGTCCATGGCCTGCCGCTGCAGCGCGTCGTCATCCTGCTCCGCCAGCGTGGCCAGGCGCAGCATCTGCGGCACCACATCGCGGGCGCAGATGTCATTGAGCAAAGGCAGCGCCTCATGCCGCAGTCGGTTGCGCCGGTATTTGGGCGAGGTGTTGCTGGAGTCCTCGCGGAACTTGGCGCGCTTGGACTTGAGGTAGGCATCGATCTCGCTGCGCCGCACGTGCAGCAGCGGGCGCACCAGATGCAGGCCGGAGTCCAGCCGCTGCACCGTGTGCATGCCCGCCAGCCCCGCCATGCCGCTGCCGCGGCAGAGGTTTCCCAGGATCGTCTCCGCCTGATCCTCCGCATGATGGGCCAGCAGCACCACCCACACGTCATATTTTTCCGCCATGCGCAGCAGAAAGCCGTGCCGTGCCTCGCGTGCCGCCATCTCGGTGGAGATGCGCTTCTTTTCCGCCACGGCGGCCACGTCCTCGGCCTCGATCTCGCACTTCAGCCCCAGCTTCTTGGCCAGACGGCGCACAAAGGCTGCGTCGTCGATCGACTCCTTGCCCCGCAGGCCGTGGTTCAGGTGGCAGAGGATCAGCTCGGTAAACCCGGCGTCCCGCAGCAGATGCAGCAGCGCCACCGAATCTCGCCCGCCAGAAATCGCGAGCATCACAGGCTCATTAGGATGACAGGCAGCGGGCAGGTTCAGATGGATCTCAGGCACAGCGGGAATTCTTAACGAACTCACGGCATCAATCCATCAGCAAAGATTACCAAAAAGTGAAATGTCATCCAGCCTTGCGGTAAGCCGTGGTTTCGACACCTTGCACGCCCCCTTCCCATCATGGCCACCAAGCAAACCACCCCTGGCATCTGTTATCTCGTCGGCGCCGGTCCCGGCGATCCCGGACTTCTCACGCTCAAAGGGAAGGAATGCATCGAGGCCGCCGATGTGCTGGTCTATGACTACCTCTGCAACCCCGAGCACCTGCGCCATGCCAAGCCCGGCACCGAGCGCATCTACGTGGGCAAGAAAGCTGGCGACCACACCCTCAAGCAGGATGAGATCAACGCCCTCATCGTCAAGCTCACCACCGAGGGCAAGACCGTCACGCGCCTGAAGGGCGGCGACCCCGTGCTCTTTGGCCGTGGGGCCGAAGAGGCCGCCGAGCTGCGCGCTGCGGGCGTGAAGTTTGAGATCGTCCCCGGCATCACCTCCGCCATCGCCGGGCCTGCGTATGCCGGCATCCCGGTCACACACCGCTCCCACGCCTCCCAGCTCACCATCTTCACCGGCCACGAAGACCCCACCAAGCCGGACACCTCTCTCGACTACGCCAAGCTGGCGCAGGCAGACGGCACCAAGGTCTTTCTCATGGGCGTGGAACGCATCGACGAGATCACGCGCGAATTCATCAAGCACGGCGCCAGCCCGGACACCCCCATGGCCCTCGTGCGCTGGGCCACGCACAAGCACCAGCAGACGCTCGTGGCCACGCTGGCCACCATGGCCGCCAAGGTCAAGGAAGTCGGCTTCAAAGCACCCGCCGTCGCCGTCGTCGGAGACGTGGTGACCGAGCGCCCTGAGCTGAACTGGTTTGAAGACCGCCCGCTGTTTGGCAAAAAGATCGTCGTCACCCGCACCCGTGCCCAGGCCAGCGTGCTGAGCCGTCAGCTCTCCCAGCTCGGTGCAGACGTCATCGAGATCCCCACCATCCGCATCGCCCCGGTGGAGGACCAGTATTCCTTTGGCGAGCTGGTGCAGGACTGCCACACCTACGACTGGATCATCTTCACCAGCCCGAACGGCGTGGACGCTTTCTTCACCATGTTTGACAAGCTCTACAACGATGCCCGCAGCATCGGTGGGGCGCGCATTGCGTGCATCGGACCCGGCACGGCGGAAAAGCTCAAGGCCCGCCATCTGGCCGTGGACCTCATGCCCGACAAAAAGAACTACGTGGCCGAGGGCCTGGTCAAAGCCTTCAAGGACCACCAGAACATGGAAAACGTGAAGGTGCTGTGGGTGCGTGCTGCGGAGACGCGCGAGGTCATCGCCAACGAACTCAGCGGCATGGGTGCCATCGTGGACGAATGCCTCGCCTACCGCACCGTGGCCGAGACCGAGGACAACCTCGAAGCCCTCGCCCGCCTCAAGGAAGAAGGCGCGGACATGATCACCTTTACCAGCGCCTCCACCTTCGAGCATTTCCTCAATCTCAAGGTCGATCTCCCTGAAGGCATCAAGATCGCCAGCATCGGCCCCATCACCAGCGCCGCCATCAAAGCCCACGGCTTCAAGGTGGACGTGGAAGCCACCGAAAACAGCATCCCCGGGCTGGTGGCAGCGGTGGAGAAGTACTGGAAGTAGGCGTGGCGAAAATGCCAGCATAGGGGGCCGCACAACGCGAAGCCAGCCGAAGGCAATCCTCTGTGCGGCTCGCAAGCATGCTGATGAACAAGCTGCAATCCTCCTGCGTAACAGCCGCAGACGGGTCTGTGGAAGCCATTCTGCGGCCCGAGTCCCCAGCCACAGGATCGACAATGTCGCCGCCATCCTTTGCCCCTCACTGCCCCAGCCCCTGCAGCAGCGTGCTCAGCTCCGGCCCGATGCGGCGCAGCTGCTCGCGGTGCAGGGCGGAGAGCTCCTCCAGCACGGCCTCCCCACGGCTCGTGAGGCGGATGTTCACGCAGCGGCGGTCCTCGGCGGAGGCCACACGCTGCACCAGCTTTTCCAGCACCAGCCGGTCCACCAGCCCCACCGCGCTGTGGTGCTTGATCTGCAGGCGTTCCGCCAGCTCACCGATCGTCACATAATCCCGCCCTGGAAACCCCTTGATGGCCAGCAGCGCCTGATGCTGCTGCGGTGTCAGTCCTGCCGCGCCGGCAGCCTCCTCGCTGAAGCGCAAAAACTTCCGCAGCGAAAAGCGGAAGGCCGCCAGGCTTTCGTACTGCGATTTGGAGATGGGTCTGCGGTTGGGCATCATGGCAGTTGAAGCATTTTTCGGGCCTAGCAGGCCATCCCCGTTTGACATATATCGCATTACGATATTATTTCCAGCAGCAATCAACCCCCAGGAGCCGCCACCCCATCATGCTGCTCATCATCAAATCCCTGCTTCTGAAGCTCCTCATCGCCGCCATGGCCGGAGGTGCCATCTATGCCTTGTGCTGAGCCGCGCCCCTTCCGCTGCTTCCGCGATCCGCTCTTTCTGACGGGCTGCGCCGCCTACAGCGCCAACCGCTTCCTCATCAAGCCGTATGCTGCGCCCGGCTTCCTGATGTTTCACTTCAATGACCTTTGGCTCATCCCCTGCGTGCTGCCCCCGGTGCTCTGGCTGCATCAGCGCCTCGGCCTGCGCACTCCGGGGGCACCGCCGCAGATGACAGAGATCGTGGGGCATCTGGTCTTCTGGTCCCTGCTGTTTGAGTGGATCCTGCCACGCCTCATCCCCGGCAGCACCGGAGATCTGGCAGACGTGGCTGCCTACAGCACAGGGGCGCTCCTGGCCGCCCTTTGGTGGCGGCACCACTACGCCTCCTGCCCTGCCGCCACACATGGCAGCCGGGCCTGAGCCCCGCGCCAGACACGCGCTCACCGGCCTCCGCAGTCTTCCACCCACCATGTCCGTCTCTCCTATCCGCCGCTGGCTTGGCATCGAGCTCATCGAGATCAGCCTCACGGAAAAAGCAGTCTCCGCCCTCGGCGGCGCGCTTGCCATCCTGGCCTTGATCGCCATCTCCACCAGCGC
The sequence above is drawn from the Prosthecobacter vanneervenii genome and encodes:
- a CDS encoding NUDIX domain-containing protein, whose product is MIRNLLFDWSGTLVDDLPGVISAVNGMLRTAGAAELTREEFRARFRLPYTEFFAEVLPDVPLQRLQQLYLEHFTHAHEDLHLLPHALEFIQYAAATGRRMVVLSSAPLEHVTAQAQALGVRDAFELLRCGVVDKREEIHGLLADLDMAPEETAFIGDMRHDIDAGRAAGVVSIATCTGYETAAQLLTSGPDMLVPDLSRLPALLGGLGAADKAYPVATVGALILNEAGELLLIRTHKWSHRWGIPGGKIKRGETCEEALIREIQEETALTLKDIAFVMVQDCIEPPEFQRSAHFLLLNYIARCTEAQPQVVLNEEAQAFRWVPLAEALEMDLNIPTRVLIDECVRKGLLGKAQ
- a CDS encoding dihydroneopterin aldolase, which produces MLSPDEIRISALRLTTFIGVPEEERAASQVLEADITLRVARRFEEMKDDIAATIDYAAVALRMRELAGARPRRLIETLAAEMAACALEEFGAAGVSIELRKHILPGTDHVAVRLTRGE
- a CDS encoding peptidylprolyl isomerase — protein: MDRHVKPLLLTCLLALGCHSALHAQTLNAPQSLRDGIRPAEAKAKDEKDMVAAAPAAAPSTTQEVDKLAEEAQKSLFQSVDKSSSGSAPTTTTFSGPLRLPAQRLEDPSLWAKDSVHKLAVMEVALGGSKETVMIELFPNDAPQTVNNFIDKCDSGFYKGLAFHRAIEGFIVQTGDPLTSDESARTKWGTGGEDKTLPAEIKLPHRIGAVAMARRSDKVNPERRSNGSQFYITLGNYKALEGNYTVFGQVVSGLETIKRISLMPVDANDCPVARIEIKSIKVVNQKGPMQLPTMTAQEGARYVKPDAARSMVGRIFRHIW
- the tilS gene encoding tRNA lysidine(34) synthetase TilS, whose product is MLAISGGRDSVALLHLLRDAGFTELILCHLNHGLRGKESIDDAAFVRRLAKKLGLKCEIEAEDVAAVAEKKRISTEMAAREARHGFLLRMAEKYDVWVVLLAHHAEDQAETILGNLCRGSGMAGLAGMHTVQRLDSGLHLVRPLLHVRRSEIDAYLKSKRAKFREDSSNTSPKYRRNRLRHEALPLLNDICARDVVPQMLRLATLAEQDDDALQRQAMDFLTAEGRVLEDRSLVISPELLALHPAVSSRVFAFWLREVWELPGVEYEVIDAALSMLAADGPAKINLPEDKHLRRKAKRLWVE
- the cobA gene encoding uroporphyrinogen-III C-methyltransferase, with protein sequence MATKQTTPGICYLVGAGPGDPGLLTLKGKECIEAADVLVYDYLCNPEHLRHAKPGTERIYVGKKAGDHTLKQDEINALIVKLTTEGKTVTRLKGGDPVLFGRGAEEAAELRAAGVKFEIVPGITSAIAGPAYAGIPVTHRSHASQLTIFTGHEDPTKPDTSLDYAKLAQADGTKVFLMGVERIDEITREFIKHGASPDTPMALVRWATHKHQQTLVATLATMAAKVKEVGFKAPAVAVVGDVVTERPELNWFEDRPLFGKKIVVTRTRAQASVLSRQLSQLGADVIEIPTIRIAPVEDQYSFGELVQDCHTYDWIIFTSPNGVDAFFTMFDKLYNDARSIGGARIACIGPGTAEKLKARHLAVDLMPDKKNYVAEGLVKAFKDHQNMENVKVLWVRAAETREVIANELSGMGAIVDECLAYRTVAETEDNLEALARLKEEGADMITFTSASTFEHFLNLKVDLPEGIKIASIGPITSAAIKAHGFKVDVEATENSIPGLVAAVEKYWK
- a CDS encoding MarR family winged helix-turn-helix transcriptional regulator; protein product: MMPNRRPISKSQYESLAAFRFSLRKFLRFSEEAAGAAGLTPQQHQALLAIKGFPGRDYVTIGELAERLQIKHHSAVGLVDRLVLEKLVQRVASAEDRRCVNIRLTSRGEAVLEELSALHREQLRRIGPELSTLLQGLGQ